TGATCCCCATCTCTGGTGAGTACATGAGTAGtttatttttgcttgcatttccctcacaaaaaccctctctctctctctctctctctctctctctctctctctctctctctctccccccgaCAGACAAAAAGTTGTAGGTTTTTTAGATTCTCTACAGGAGCAAAATGTTCAATTCTGCCATCTTTTCCTAAATCACCCACCGATTTTTGTTTCCTAAAATGTTCTTTCCTTGCACAAAAATCTTTCTACTCAGAACAGACTTAACTTTGGAAAAAGTAGCAGCTATTCATTATGCTGTTTCACattaaatatacatatctttcaaGGAAGGTTAATTTTGAAGTACTACTGAATATAAATGCTTCAACAGTCCCAAACAAACCATGAAACCCCCCTCCCCCCACCTCACCTCCACCCCTTGTCTTCTCTCCTTTTTCTATACTTTGAAGGGTTTTGTTGTCCTTCTAAAGTTGATACAGAGTTTGATTGGTTGGTTTCATTCTCAACCTGTCTGTCCCTGCAGTTTGATTCTTGTACTCATAGCATACCCACTTTGGCAATGGGTTAGGTAGAAAAGCATTAGTCACGCAAATGGGTCAATTTGTTAGACTTTGTAAACTTATTGCTCTTTCCATTTGATTTCCACAGGTAAGAGATGGGCTTCACACATTTCAGGAATTTGGCCGTCTCCCTAATTTTGGTGGTGCTAGTTTTAGCCTTAAATTTCACAGAAATTTCAGGAGGACTAACAATCACTTCGAGTAGTTTCAAGCCAGGTGAGACTTAAACTTTGAATTACATCTCTAATATACAACAAGACCAAGCCTTAATCCCCACTAAGTGTGGTCcgttatataaatcattttctacCAATTTATTCAATTataaaccatttcttttgatagatttaaggatattaaatccttattcaatatctcctttcaagttattttaggtctatctaCCCTTATCCCTACCCCcaacagtaactaagtcacttttcctcacaagtgcactatgtgacacaagtgtccataccatcatGGTTTAAATTCTCCTCATGCAAATACCACAGAAATGTTTTGAGAATTAGGTAGACAGGACTAGGAAAATAAATTGGAATTCAAAGTTGTTGAAAAATATTGGGGATAATTCAGGTGAAATTGTAGAATGAATTTAAgggtaagaaaaaaaaattctaatttggGAACCGAATATTTTAATCAAGCTCGCGGATATTTTATGATGATTTGTTAAGTACTAAAGATTAGAGGGTAACCTGGGGTTTCTTTCAGTTAAATGGAAAATTCAGAAGATATTAGGAAATAGGAATAACTGGAAATCAGAGACCAAATATTGGAAATACATTCTCTTATAAAATGTAATGTTACTAGGAGTAGGAAAAGGAATGCAGCATTATCATGCATGGCCATCAAAACAAATATCAGCTAATGTAATATTGCAGAGTAGGAAAAGGTAGATAGCATTATCACAGCCACTAGAACAATTATCAACTCAGAAAAGTAAGGAGAGACAAAATAGGAAAGGAACATTATCATAAAAAAACATATTTCCAAATGTGATATAAAGGGAAGCAGCAATCAATGGGATCAGATGGCTTAGCCTGAACCATTATAGcttatattacttttatttttattcttttgtatgTTTGAGAtcaacaaaaaatattttattttatgtaattttCTGGCCCTCAGGTAGAAAATTGCTTCAAACAGAAAATATCTCAGAATCCAGTGCACAGTCTGATGATACCGTAAGGGTGGATCCTCTGGataaattcaagaaatacagaggAGGATTTGACATCACAAACAAGCATTATTGGAGTgtaatactctctctctctctctctctctcttcaaaatTTTATAACTTTTTCTGCTGTATAATTTGTCAGTCAACAATATTTACAGGAATTTATGCTCCTCTCTCTAAAATTTAATAACTTTCTGTTACAAATTTTGTACAGTCAACAGTATTCACAGGAATTTATGGATACGCCATTGGAGTGGTATGGCTTTTGTGTGGCATTGCATATGGAGGATTTCTGCTAATATCCAAATGCTGTTGTAAAAGTAACAAGAATAAAAAGCTGAAGAAAAGAACTCCTTGTGACAAGCAATGTGCTCTCTGGCCTATTCTCTTGGTTACATGCTTCACAATCCTGGCAATGTGAGTTCTGCACTCTCAACTTCAAACATAATAATGCTGCAAAGTCTAATTAGAAATTCTTGACTCTAAAACAAATCAAagtataatataattagtaaaacAGATAGGAAGCTAATGGGCAGTAAGGAGAAACTTCACTGACGTTAATTGGCAACATGCTGTCCATGTTTAATTGCGTATGGTTTTATTATATTTGCAGAACAGCATCAGGGATAGTTCTTGGGGGAAGTGCAAGGTTCCATTCAAGAGCAAAAACTGTGTTGAACATCATCATGGATACCGCAAATGAGGCATCAGAAACCATATACAGCACAACAGGAGCAATGAAAGACATAAGAGATAACTTAGAAGCATCTAATATAGGTGTTGAGGCCTCTACCTTCCTTACCTCCACATCACATGATCTGGACTCTGAAGCTGCAGATATAGAGAGGCAAGCAAGAAAAAATAGGCGATTGATAGACAGGGGCTTGAAGATAGCGTAAATCTCTTTCCCTCAATCTCTCCCTCTGTACATTACATAAACATATCTCtaagaaaattttcattcttgCAGGTACATAATAACAACTACAACCATTTCCCTAAACTTGATTGCTGTGATTGCTCTAACAGGTGTGCATGTTCACACATACACTTGTGGTTATGAACTTGGATTTCAATTGTCTTGTTAAATTTCAAGTCAACTCAATAGGATATCCACAAACGAGTCTTTCattcattttccaaattttttttggtACAAAGAAACTTCATTAACACTTGTGAAAGCATACACACAAGTCATAATAAATGTTGGATTACCACtttatttaaaagttttaaatattagattgtgggccaacatTGTCTATCAAACCTTAACACTCAACCGCACATGCAGCTTAattgcacatggagagataaacacgcGATGAACAACACCCATGACAAgcaataaaatgatttttaacaaaaaaaaataaatgcgGACAACAAGATTAGAACCCAAAACCTCCTAACAACTTGACTtatacctaaaagcttaagttgttagattgtgggccaacatTGTACATCAAGCCTTAACAATAAAGATCACAACTACACAGAAGGGGCATACAAGACCATACTAATGACCAAATCCAAAGGGTGCACATAAAATCATGTGTAACTTGAAGTTCTATATACAACATTAACCTAAGATTTGAAACATTTTGCTGACTAGTATATTTTTCCTTTCTGAAGTAACTCCTTATCATTATTCCAAACATGATGCCTACTAAAGTTGAAATTTTCCCATTACAGTCTTTGGATTTCTGCGGTTTCGGAAGGCACTTTACTGGTAAGTAAAATGCTAACTGTTTCACCCGTCAATTGCAATAGAAACCCATTTCATCTTCCGAATTTTCCATGACATgatcctctttctctctctctctttcctacaGGCTTATTGTGCTGTGCTGGTTACTGACAGCAATGTGCTGGTTGTTTTTTGGGGTGTATTTCTTCCTAGAAAAGTAAAGCCTTCTTCTCTCTTTCAAGTGCTTCATTTATTTTGAGGAGCCTATCAGGATTAACCAAATAGAAAATAATAAGAGAAGTTTTAGtgtggttttaaaaaaaataataataataaaatttcagGCATTAATTGAAaggaaatgttattttcaggtTTGCAGGTGACACATGCAGAGCTTTTAGTAATTTCCAACAAGATCCCTACAACAATACCTTGAGCTCAATCCTTCCCTGTGATGAATTACGTTCAGCAGAGCCAGTCCTGACTGAAGTCAGTGCAGGGATCTATGACCTCGTTAATCAGgtaaaatattattgaaaaaaataagaATACTCGAACAAATTTGCTACTAGAACTTAATTTTGTTCCATAATAATGGGAGAAAATTAGACTACTATAAGTGAAGCACTCTGTCAACCATGCCTACTAATAATTTGCTGTGAAAAACTACAGGTTAACGCAAACATATCAGTCCTGCAATCAACATTACATTCAAATCTTGTTCAAGTCTGCAATCCATTCTCAGGACCACCAGACTACCAATACCAGTCAGGAAACTGTCCAGCTAATACAGTACCAATACGAGATATTCCACAGGTATGCCCCCAGAAAGGCTAAGTATATATAATGAACTATGTTGACACATTTCTCAATTTCATTCCACGGAAGATAGAATTTAACTGTCTATAACACATTTTCACAAACATTGCTCATCTCACAAATGATTTCTAAGATGAAAACACTGGTAACCAAATCTGGCTAATACAAATACACATTTCCTTCACtctctttttcaatttttgaaggTATTGAAGATATTTACTTGCTCCAACACCAACAACGGAACCTGTAAAACTGGGGAATTCATCTCTGCTAGTGATTTTAAAACAGCGGAGGCTTACACTAGTTCACTTCAGAATCTTCTAGACGCATATCCTGAGATGGAAAGCTTGGTAGACTGTCAGTTGGTGAAGGATGCCTTTTCTGAGATCCTTCTCAACCACTGCAAACCATTAAAGAGATATGTCCGCATGGTTTGGATAGCAATGATTTTTCTGTCAGTGATCATGGTGGCTTTGATACTAATATGGGTAAAAAAAGCCCATCACGAGCAGAGACATCACTTTTCTGATGGTTCAGTGAAACCCCATTCCACATCAGCACATATGATGGATAGAGGAACAACCAAAGCAATCAACAATACCTCAAATTCTAGTTCAGTCCTGTAAATTGTAATTAGCACTAAGTTTTTGAGGAAAACCGCTAGAAGATTTAAGCTCGCACTGAATTACCCAAACACTAAGAAAAAGATCAGGAAAACCAATCAGCAAAGGCAAGCATACAAGCAGAGAAGAAGACTGCAATAAAGATTGATAGACAGGCGATATCTTCGAGGCAGAAATGAAATTCACATCTGAAACCAGAGTTTTTGCACTGTAAACTGATGTAGAATTTTTCCTTCATTCATTTTATAGAAGGTCAACTCAAGGGGGACCAACCCCATATTGGAGAGTGAAGATTTATCAAGCAATAACATATGTCACATTGACAAGAGTACCAAACTCATTATATGTGACAAATGTACTGCAGCCAAGGTATAGGACCATGCCAGAACTTGAAAGCTATTCATTTGTAAATGTTAAGAATTAAGGGAAAGTATAAAAAGACAAGCAAGgctgaaatgtgaatgttaatGTGGATGAGTGGAATAACTTTAAAGTTGCATTCAGTTTGCGGAATGTCTATGCCTAGGAATAGAGTGAAATAAGATGAGAATGTAATAAAAATTACCtaggaaaataataatttatAGAAAAAGTCACTCATGCAAAACCTTGTGTTATTCCATCCATAATGGAATAGGAAAGGAATATACATTCCTACGCTAAAATTTGGGAATAGCTATTTTTTGTCAATTTCATGTTATGAATTCACTAAAAATTTTACACTTCATTTACTTTAGGATGACAAAAACCTCATGTCATAAGTTGGCAAGATTTTATGTTATGACCATTCCATTCCTGTTCCGCAAGAAAAACATAACCTGAAGTGTCATTTAGTTTGAGGAATCTAAGATGCCTCCTAGCTAGAATGACATATTCCAAGAATCCTATTTATGAGAACaagatattatttttgttttgtttgcaTTATAGAATTCCTTGGAAATGTGATCTTACAACCAAGTCACTTTTCCAGCCCAAAAGAAACCTGAGAACAAATTTATATGGGCATCAAATTCCTGAAAACGCAGAAAGATCCTGCAAACCAAACACCAACTCAAGGattaaagtaagaaatgaacactCTAATAAGCTAAATGTGGTGCACCGGTCTCTACCCAACTTCAGTAAGGTATTGTACGCTTTGACCCATTGAATCTCACAGTTTTTCTCCACAAAAGGCGCCTAAAAAGATTGAAGTCTAACCCCATCCTTATATGGCTAGATCTCCCTAATACATCCCTGATGAGGATGGTGACCATGACATAAAAGATAAGGAGGAAGAATGTttaagatggtttgggcatttgccAATGtagaccatggttttaaatagtggCAACAGGCCGCGCAATAGTAACGGTCATAGTACAACGGTTGCAGCCATTGCAGCATTGCGTAACAAATAGTGGACACCCACACCCATGGATTCATTTTTTGCATTAGGAAACTtgttaaaaacatatatattcacATGTTTTGATCCCTGAATCCTATATactaatgctttaaatgatttttagaaaattttaatcaaattaaatataacatatgctaCAAGTATTGGATGCCTTATTGGTTTCTTTAGTTGCTATTGGAAAGAAGACGCATGTGATTGCTACTTTTCATTACTTTATTGATTATAACTgaactttaaatttaaaaaaccataaatataaagaaatataaaatataaaatgtcaTCTTTAATGGAAAAATTATGggaaagaaaagggacttgcttATGATTTTCATTGATATAGAGAAATCATATGATAGAGtacttagggaagttctttggtgagTCTTAGAAAAGAAGGAGGTATGTATACTAaggttattaaggatatgtatgatagagtaatgaaTAGCATTAGGACTGTAGGAGAGGAATCTAGAGATTtcccaatcacaataggtgtacatcaaggttctactttgagtctttatctttttactttaatgATTGATAAACTCACTAGGAATATCTAAAACGAGATCCcttgatgtatgttgtttgcagatgatattgtcttgattgatggaAGTAGGAGCgaagtagaatctaagttagaattcgGAGAACCGCTTTAAAGTCTAAAGATTTTAGGATAAATAGGAATGAGacagaatgtatgaaatgtattttcaataaCGCAAGGAGGAGTAGTGGAGAGACGATTAAACtcgataatcaagaaattaatagcactttCGATATCTTGGATATATTATGCAAGCAGAAGGAAAAACTAAAGagaatgtaatacaaaattaaagCAGGTTGAGCAAAATGGAGGAGTACATCTGGCATTTTGTATGaccatagaatacccttaaaattaaaaggaaagttttttaAGACAACcataaggccagctatgctttaaggtttagaatgttgggcaactaagaaacaacatgtacaaagaGTTAAGATACCGAAATGTGAATATTAatgtggatgagtggtataacattaaaagataaattaaggaacgaaCATATAAGCAATAAACTAGGCATAGCACCAGTTGAACACAAGATTAGGgaggggcggcttagatggtttggccATTTAAAATACAGGCCTAATAGTGCGCCtatgaggagtgagttagttattgtttataACATGAAAAGGGATAGGTGTAGGCCTAAAATATcttggaatgaggtagtaagGAAAGATTCAATAACTCTCAAtctagtaaatgaaaatgctCACAATCAAGCAAATTGGCAGAAAAGAATttatgtagccgaccccaccaaGTGGGATAAGGCTGGTtgtcgttgttgttgttgttgttatatctTTTGTAATCTTTTAGCCTTTGGAACtattatccaaaaaaataaaatacagaaTGTTAATATGTTAGACGAGAACAAAATTGCATAGATATAGACTGTATTTTTATCTCTGAATCAGGtgtaagaaaaacacaaaaacaaagtAAAATAAAAGTACTTCAAATACAAACATATGTAATTCAATTCAATGAGAGAAAAAAATGGGTTTATTTGAAAACTAGGtattgcatgtgtgtgtgtgtgtgtgtgtaagagaaaaaaaaagtgcATGCTATATGTCAAGGAAAATAAGCCCAGAGAAGAAATTACAAACTAAAGTAAACCAACTTAAAATTGAGTTTCTAAGCTTCAATAAAGGCAAAAGGGGGGTGGGGGAATGCAAAAAAAGGACTCAAAAACTTATTTTGGTCATTCACAGCCAGCCTAACACTGTAACAGTCTGTAGCGTCTGGTAATGGTCTTTAATGGCCATTACGGTTGTGAATTGGAAGACCTCCAAGATATCAACCTGTAACAGTCTCAAAAGCCACCAATATCATCatgaatgatttttaaaaattaaaactattaCGTGGACAAACTAAGCTCCAATAAGGAAGGCATTTTAGTTGTTGTTAGCAACAATACAAGGGGGGCAAGTAGACTTAGAATAATTTAGTCTCAAATAACAAGGATTTGAAAGCACTACAATGAGGATATTGTCCTAGATATTGCAGAATGGTTGAAGAAAATTCACGTAGCCACAACCTTGGCATacctaaggcttggtttttgttgttGCATTCTACATTGCATTCTACTTCAAAGTTGGTGGCCTGTTTAGTATGCAAAAAAAGATTTGACATAATTCTAATGTTTAAAGGACAGTGTTGCATTCAGACATACGAGTCCAGAATTATATTAATGAAGATAATCAATTACATTTGTATTCACCAAAAACTAAAAAGTTATTTGCATTACAAAAACCATACCATTCATGACAGGTTATGACATGGAGAAATAAAACTAAAACAAGAAAAGAACGGAAATAAATAATCTGCCTTCGAAATCGAAGCTGAGGCTCCAGCTCCCAACCACAACTTAGTCACAAAGAAATTCATTCCAACCCCCCACCCAGCGCCATGAATGCTCAATACGCCCATGTTAGCCTGCAACCAACAATAGCACTGGTCAAACCAAAAGAGCTTGGCAGGGCAGAACTGAACTCCCATGAAGGCATAAATCAATGGTTATTAGATTACAAGCCGATGGAGAACAATAGCACAATCACTTAGAGGGTGTGGTCTAACAAAGAGGTATTGCAGTCAACTTTGAAACAACTTTAACATATCTTTGGGGAAATATAAATGTCTCATTGCCTATTTATATAAGGTAAGGACTATGACTTTCCTCACACTATACAAATAGAAGAATAAATGGGAAATTTTAATTATCTATTATAAACCTTACAGAATCACACAAGTGATGCACAGTTAA
This genomic stretch from Malania oleifera isolate guangnan ecotype guangnan chromosome 3, ASM2987363v1, whole genome shotgun sequence harbors:
- the LOC131150953 gene encoding uncharacterized protein LOC131150953, coding for MGFTHFRNLAVSLILVVLVLALNFTEISGGLTITSSSFKPGRKLLQTENISESSAQSDDTVRVDPLDKFKKYRGGFDITNKHYWSSTVFTGIYGYAIGVVWLLCGIAYGGFLLISKCCCKSNKNKKLKKRTPCDKQCALWPILLVTCFTILAITASGIVLGGSARFHSRAKTVLNIIMDTANEASETIYSTTGAMKDIRDNLEASNIGVEASTFLTSTSHDLDSEAADIERQARKNRRLIDRGLKIAYIITTTTISLNLIAVIALTVFGFLRFRKALYWLIVLCWLLTAMCWLFFGVYFFLEKFAGDTCRAFSNFQQDPYNNTLSSILPCDELRSAEPVLTEVSAGIYDLVNQVNANISVLQSTLHSNLVQVCNPFSGPPDYQYQSGNCPANTVPIRDIPQVLKIFTCSNTNNGTCKTGEFISASDFKTAEAYTSSLQNLLDAYPEMESLVDCQLVKDAFSEILLNHCKPLKRYVRMVWIAMIFLSVIMVALILIWVKKAHHEQRHHFSDGSVKPHSTSAHMMDRGTTKAINNTSNSSSVL